A portion of the Algisphaera agarilytica genome contains these proteins:
- a CDS encoding SulP family inorganic anion transporter, with protein sequence MGFFGRTSKTCVAGCRFAASPVLSAGTSLARTTRQYNPTQFRGDAIAGLTVAMVAIPQSMAFATIAGVPPIYGVYTAIVGAIVGAFLTSSPHLSLGPTNTMSLLVSSGFVALAVTEGQVLQVAIMLTVFAGLIQILFALARMGELVRFVSHSVIVGFSAGAGVLIAVGQVPAFIGVSLQDTSSNFQGVGEKIDRLFQAIRLNAQHISWEPIAVGLFSLAIVLVCKRISKWLPSYLLATVAGGVVVYLMNWTEADLALVGDLDRGLPKLALPELDWHAYRPMFAPALAIALVGMLDAYGIGKKLAARSGDRIDANQEFLCVGTTNVVGGFFSCIPSTGSYSRSALNEAAGARTRFAGLMTGVFVAVIFIALAPAARYIPMTSIAAILFVIAYGLIDLDYVRRIAKSNPADHLVCIGTFVATLILSLEIAVFVGIFLTIALYLQRARQLYITEMVRTPGVASGFIERPLKGDKPQSICGEGDADHDADPDIVFLQVEGNLFFAAADDLQDRFNDLLASDARAVILRLKRTHMVDATIMHVIEQFNRQMKKADRHLILCGLRPRMYDRMREYGLVDDLGEENVIVSDNEPFSAAKAAVERARLLVGPKADETPEPAS encoded by the coding sequence ATGGGATTCTTCGGTCGTACATCCAAGACCTGCGTGGCCGGCTGCCGATTCGCCGCTTCGCCGGTGTTGTCGGCCGGGACGTCCCTGGCCCGCACGACCCGCCAATACAACCCGACCCAATTTCGCGGCGACGCCATCGCGGGGCTGACCGTGGCGATGGTCGCGATCCCGCAGTCGATGGCGTTCGCGACGATCGCCGGGGTGCCGCCGATCTACGGGGTCTACACCGCGATCGTCGGCGCCATCGTTGGGGCGTTTCTGACCTCCAGCCCGCACCTCTCGCTGGGCCCGACCAACACGATGAGCCTGCTGGTGAGCAGCGGGTTCGTGGCGTTGGCCGTGACCGAGGGGCAGGTGTTGCAGGTCGCGATCATGCTGACGGTCTTCGCGGGGCTGATCCAGATTTTGTTTGCGCTGGCGCGGATGGGCGAGCTGGTGCGGTTCGTCAGCCACTCGGTCATCGTGGGGTTCAGTGCCGGGGCGGGCGTGCTGATCGCGGTCGGGCAGGTGCCCGCGTTCATCGGCGTGAGCCTGCAGGACACCTCGAGCAACTTCCAGGGCGTCGGCGAGAAGATCGACCGGCTGTTTCAGGCGATCCGGCTGAACGCGCAGCACATCAGCTGGGAGCCGATCGCGGTGGGCTTGTTCAGCCTGGCGATCGTGCTGGTCTGCAAGCGCATCAGCAAGTGGCTGCCGTCGTACCTGTTGGCGACCGTCGCGGGGGGCGTGGTGGTGTATCTGATGAACTGGACTGAGGCGGACCTGGCGCTGGTTGGCGACCTGGACCGCGGGCTGCCGAAGCTGGCGTTGCCGGAGCTGGACTGGCACGCGTACCGCCCGATGTTTGCCCCGGCGTTGGCGATCGCGCTGGTGGGCATGCTCGACGCCTACGGCATCGGCAAGAAACTCGCCGCCCGCTCGGGCGACCGCATCGACGCCAACCAGGAGTTCCTCTGCGTCGGCACGACCAACGTCGTCGGCGGCTTCTTCAGCTGCATCCCCTCCACCGGCAGCTACTCCCGCAGCGCGCTCAACGAGGCGGCGGGGGCCCGGACCCGCTTCGCCGGGCTGATGACCGGGGTGTTTGTCGCCGTCATCTTCATCGCGCTCGCCCCCGCGGCGCGGTACATCCCCATGACCAGCATCGCCGCGATCCTCTTCGTGATCGCCTACGGCCTGATCGACCTGGACTACGTGCGCCGCATCGCCAAGAGCAACCCGGCCGACCATTTGGTCTGTATCGGGACGTTCGTCGCGACGCTGATTCTGTCGCTGGAGATCGCCGTGTTCGTCGGGATCTTCCTGACCATCGCCCTGTACCTGCAACGCGCCCGCCAACTCTACATCACCGAGATGGTGCGGACGCCCGGCGTGGCCTCGGGTTTCATCGAACGGCCGCTCAAGGGCGACAAGCCCCAGAGCATCTGCGGCGAGGGCGATGCCGACCACGACGCCGACCCCGATATCGTCTTCCTCCAGGTCGAGGGCAACCTGTTTTTCGCCGCGGCAGACGACCTCCAGGACCGTTTCAACGACTTGTTGGCGTCCGACGCCCGGGCGGTGATCCTGCGGCTGAAGCGGACCCACATGGTCGACGCCACGATCATGCACGTGATCGAGCAGTTCAACCGGCAGATGAAGAAGGCCGATCGTCATCTGATCCTTTGTGGATTGCGGCCTCGGATGTACGATCGTATGCGTGAGTACGGGCTCGTTGACGATCTGGGCGAGGAGAACGTGATCGTGTCGGACAACGAGCCGTTCAGCGCCGCGAAGGCGGCCGTGGAGCGGGCGAGATTGCTGGTGGGGCCGAAGGCGGACGAAACGCCCGAGCCCGCGTCTTGA